One window of the Colius striatus isolate bColStr4 chromosome 19, bColStr4.1.hap1, whole genome shotgun sequence genome contains the following:
- the SLC2A6 gene encoding solute carrier family 2, facilitated glucose transporter member 6 isoform X2, with amino-acid sequence MEPGLREPLVRETSSSYQTFPRSQGTRLDQEYLQSLCNKRLYLAVFAAVLGNFSFGFALVYSSPVIPALEAHPDPALRLDKYTASWFGVYISEVSHPGVRGMLGACPQIMAVLGSLILYALGLALDWRWLAVAGEVPVLVMIILLCFMPNSPRFLLSRGKDDEALRSLCWLRGKDTDYAQEYEQIKDSVRKQSQRVSCAEIKDPFIYKPILIAVGMRFLQQLSGVTCVLVYLQPIFKKTSVILKPQYDAAIVGLVRLFSVAIAAVAMDKAGRKILLFVSAGVMLLSNLTLGFYIHFVPASQNSSIANVTLVSSAKHPPELTNYITLIPLLATMFFIMGYAMGWGPITWLLMSEILPLKARGVASGLCVVVSWLTAFTLTLLFLRVVEVFGLEVPFLFFAVICAGNILFTGCCVPETKGRSLEQIEAFFRTGRRSLMR; translated from the exons ATGGAGCCGGGGCTGAGGGAGCCCCTCGTGAGGGAGACGAGCTCCTCGTACCAAACCTTCCCCAGGAGCCAGGGCACGAGGCTGGATCAAGAGTACctgca GAGCCTCTGCAACAAGCGGCTCTACCTGGCTGTGTTTGCCGCTGTCctggggaacttcagcttcggCTTCGCCCTGGTGTACTCCTCGCCTGTCATCCCTGCCCTGGAGGCTCACCCCGACCCTGCCCTGAGGCTGGACAAGTACACAGCATCCTGGTTCGGG GTCTACATCTCGGAGGTCTCTCACCCTGGGGTCAGGGGCATGCTGGGTGCTTGTCCTCAGAtcatggcagtgctgggctccctcATCCTGTATGCGCTGG GGCTGGCGCTGGACTGGCGCTGGCTGGCGGTGGCAGGGGAGGTGCCCGTGCTCGTCATGATCATCCTGCTCTGCTTCATGCCCAACTCGCCCCGGTTCCTGCTCTCCCGGGGGAAGGATGACGAGGCCCTGAGgtcactgtgctggctgagggGCAAGGACACAGACTATGCCCAGGAGTATGAGCAGATCAAGGACAGTGTGAGGAAGCAG AGCCAGCGGGTCTCCTGTGCTGAGATCAAGGATCCCTTCATCTACAAGCCCATCCTGATTGCAGTGGGGATGAggttcctgcagcagctctcggGTGTCACCTGTGTCCTCGTGTACCTGCAGCCAATATTCAAGAAAACATCTGTCATCTTG AAGCCGCAGTACGACGCGGCCATTGTTGGCCTGGTGCGGCTGTTCTCGGTGGCCATCGCTGCTGTGGCCATGGATAAAGCTGGGAGGAAGATTCTCCTTTTTGTATCAG CTGGTGTCATGTTGCTGTCCAACCTGACATTGGGGTTCTATATCCACTTCGTGCCAGCTTCTCAGAACAGCAGCATTGCCAACGTGACCCTGGTGAGCTCTGCCAAACATCCTCCTGAGCTGACAAACTACATCACCCTCATCCCCCTCCTGGCAACCATGTTCTTCATAATGG GTTATGCCATGGGCTGGGGCCCCATCACCTGGCTGCTGATGTCAGAGATCCTCCCTCTGAAAGCCCGTGGGGTGGCCTCAGGCCTGTGTGTCGTTGTGAGCTGGCTGACAGCCTTCACCCTGACCCTGCTCTTCCTCCGGGTCGTG GAAGTCTTTGGCCTGGAGGTGCCTTTCCTGTTCTTTGCTGTCATCTGTGCAGGGAACATCTTATTCACAGGCTGCTGTGTTCCAGAAACCAAAGGCAGGTCCCTGGAACAGATCGAGGCCTTTTTCAGGACTGGCCGGCGGTCGCTGATGAGGTAG
- the SLC2A6 gene encoding solute carrier family 2, facilitated glucose transporter member 6 isoform X1: protein MEPGLREPLVRETSSSYQTFPRSQGTRLDQEYLQSLCNKRLYLAVFAAVLGNFSFGFALVYSSPVIPALEAHPDPALRLDKYTASWFGSVFTLGAAAGGLSAMALNDRLGRKLSIMFSALPSALGYALLAGAQGTGMLLLGRVLTGYAGGLTSASIPVYISEVSHPGVRGMLGACPQIMAVLGSLILYALGLALDWRWLAVAGEVPVLVMIILLCFMPNSPRFLLSRGKDDEALRSLCWLRGKDTDYAQEYEQIKDSVRKQSQRVSCAEIKDPFIYKPILIAVGMRFLQQLSGVTCVLVYLQPIFKKTSVILKPQYDAAIVGLVRLFSVAIAAVAMDKAGRKILLFVSAGVMLLSNLTLGFYIHFVPASQNSSIANVTLVSSAKHPPELTNYITLIPLLATMFFIMGYAMGWGPITWLLMSEILPLKARGVASGLCVVVSWLTAFTLTLLFLRVVEVFGLEVPFLFFAVICAGNILFTGCCVPETKGRSLEQIEAFFRTGRRSLMR from the exons ATGGAGCCGGGGCTGAGGGAGCCCCTCGTGAGGGAGACGAGCTCCTCGTACCAAACCTTCCCCAGGAGCCAGGGCACGAGGCTGGATCAAGAGTACctgca GAGCCTCTGCAACAAGCGGCTCTACCTGGCTGTGTTTGCCGCTGTCctggggaacttcagcttcggCTTCGCCCTGGTGTACTCCTCGCCTGTCATCCCTGCCCTGGAGGCTCACCCCGACCCTGCCCTGAGGCTGGACAAGTACACAGCATCCTGGTTCGGG TCGGTGTTCACGCTGGGCGCGGCCGCGGGCGGGCTCAGCGCCATGGCCCTCAACGACCGCCTGGGCCGCAAGCTCAGCATCATGTTCTCAGCCCTGCCCTCGGCGCTGGGCTACGCGCTGCTGGCCGGGGCCCAGGGCacggggatgctgctgctgggccgCGTGCTGACGGGCTACGCCGGCGGCCTCACCTCCGCGTCCATCCCG GTCTACATCTCGGAGGTCTCTCACCCTGGGGTCAGGGGCATGCTGGGTGCTTGTCCTCAGAtcatggcagtgctgggctccctcATCCTGTATGCGCTGG GGCTGGCGCTGGACTGGCGCTGGCTGGCGGTGGCAGGGGAGGTGCCCGTGCTCGTCATGATCATCCTGCTCTGCTTCATGCCCAACTCGCCCCGGTTCCTGCTCTCCCGGGGGAAGGATGACGAGGCCCTGAGgtcactgtgctggctgagggGCAAGGACACAGACTATGCCCAGGAGTATGAGCAGATCAAGGACAGTGTGAGGAAGCAG AGCCAGCGGGTCTCCTGTGCTGAGATCAAGGATCCCTTCATCTACAAGCCCATCCTGATTGCAGTGGGGATGAggttcctgcagcagctctcggGTGTCACCTGTGTCCTCGTGTACCTGCAGCCAATATTCAAGAAAACATCTGTCATCTTG AAGCCGCAGTACGACGCGGCCATTGTTGGCCTGGTGCGGCTGTTCTCGGTGGCCATCGCTGCTGTGGCCATGGATAAAGCTGGGAGGAAGATTCTCCTTTTTGTATCAG CTGGTGTCATGTTGCTGTCCAACCTGACATTGGGGTTCTATATCCACTTCGTGCCAGCTTCTCAGAACAGCAGCATTGCCAACGTGACCCTGGTGAGCTCTGCCAAACATCCTCCTGAGCTGACAAACTACATCACCCTCATCCCCCTCCTGGCAACCATGTTCTTCATAATGG GTTATGCCATGGGCTGGGGCCCCATCACCTGGCTGCTGATGTCAGAGATCCTCCCTCTGAAAGCCCGTGGGGTGGCCTCAGGCCTGTGTGTCGTTGTGAGCTGGCTGACAGCCTTCACCCTGACCCTGCTCTTCCTCCGGGTCGTG GAAGTCTTTGGCCTGGAGGTGCCTTTCCTGTTCTTTGCTGTCATCTGTGCAGGGAACATCTTATTCACAGGCTGCTGTGTTCCAGAAACCAAAGGCAGGTCCCTGGAACAGATCGAGGCCTTTTTCAGGACTGGCCGGCGGTCGCTGATGAGGTAG
- the CACFD1 gene encoding calcium channel flower homolog, with protein sequence MSSQDEQFQAAAPEPAAASADDGMTWWYRWLCRIAGVIGGLSCAFAGLWNCVTINPLNIAAGVWMMLNAFVLFLCEAPFCCQFIEFANAVSARADKLRPWQKAAFYCGMAVIPVMLSLTLTTLFGNAIAFGTGVLYGLSALGKKGDAISYARIHQQQKQMDEEKLTGALEGQAL encoded by the exons ATGAGCTCTCAGGATGAGCAGTTCCAAGCAGCAGCCCCCGAGCCAGCGGCTGCCTCGGCAGATGATGGCATGACCTGGTGGTACAGGTGGCTCTGCAGGATTGCCGGGGTCATCGGGGGCCTGT CCTGTGCCTTTGCTGGTCTCTGGAACTGTGTCACCATCAACCCCCTGAACATTGCAGCCGGCGTATGGATGAT GCTCAACGCCTTCGTGCTGTTCCTGTGCGAAGCCCCGTTCTGCTGCCAGTTCATCGAGTTTGCCAACGCCGTCTCCGCGAGGGCTGACAAGCTGCGGCCCTGGCAGAAAGCTGCGTTCTACTGCgg GATGGCTGTGATCCCCGTCATGCTCAGCCTGACACTGACCACGCTCTTTGGAAACGCCATTGCCTTTGGCACCGGGGTGCTGTACGGCCTGTCAGCGCTCGGCAAAAA GGGAGATGCCATTTCCTATGCCCGGATccaccagcagcagaagcaaatgGATGAAGAGAAGCTCACGGGGGCCCTGGAGGGACAGGCTCTCTGA